The Micromonospora sp. WMMD961 genome has a segment encoding these proteins:
- a CDS encoding prolyl oligopeptidase family serine peptidase has product MTGLTAEIVVDGRDPQTPVLARDGRLLGYVLAPSSRTGDHLDTEVWFVDVEGLGASRRATADTATESRPRWSADSAALFFLSDRARRGTPQVHRLTVADATVTALTSWRAGIIDYLPLADPGLVALLAEDEPTEEDERRARDRDDAIVAGEREPRARLRLLDLHTGSITTPDVFGDRHVVDLRQRPDGGPLAVLTQASADSDHGPRSRQLHLFDHATGTVEDLGPVAVDARSLAWWPAEDGWHLGYLALTPPALHAGTAVFDLALGSRVLRNRTADLLMCPTELCQTDAAALVVLADGLNTTVARLGPADLTILSQHPGRLDGLTTTGAGERIAALSGSRYQPADVHVGPAAGPLRKITNTRPELNGLALGTQEPLAYRAADGLALDGLLVLPVGKTASEGPFPLITIVHGGPYDRHADRCQLFWSPSAQWLAAAGYAVFLPNPRGGQGHGHQFAASVAGRVGQEEWTDIQAGIDLLIAQNIADPHRLGIAGWSHGGFMSAWAVGQTDRFRAALVGAGIVDWGMLAATGENGQFEAALGGSTGWSGVGPHRHDAVSPVSFASHISTPVLILHGAEDTNVPLGQAVYLHRALRHFTVEHEFVIYPREGHSIRERNHQLDVLRRTRAWFDRWLRP; this is encoded by the coding sequence GTGACAGGTCTGACCGCCGAGATCGTGGTCGATGGTCGTGACCCGCAAACCCCGGTACTCGCCCGGGACGGGCGTCTGCTCGGCTACGTCCTCGCGCCGAGCAGCCGGACCGGTGATCACCTCGACACCGAGGTCTGGTTCGTCGACGTCGAGGGCCTCGGCGCGTCGCGTCGGGCGACCGCCGACACCGCCACGGAGTCTCGGCCGCGCTGGTCGGCGGACTCGGCGGCGCTGTTCTTCCTGTCCGACCGCGCCCGCCGCGGCACCCCGCAGGTGCACCGGCTCACCGTCGCCGACGCCACGGTGACCGCGTTGACCAGCTGGCGCGCCGGCATCATCGACTATCTGCCCCTCGCCGACCCCGGCCTGGTCGCTCTGCTGGCCGAGGACGAACCTACCGAGGAGGACGAGCGCCGCGCCCGGGACCGCGACGACGCCATCGTCGCCGGCGAGCGGGAGCCACGTGCCCGGTTGCGGCTGCTCGACCTCCACACGGGCAGCATCACCACACCGGACGTGTTCGGCGACCGACACGTCGTGGACCTGCGGCAACGGCCCGACGGCGGCCCGCTCGCCGTGCTCACCCAGGCCAGCGCCGACAGCGACCACGGCCCCCGCAGCCGTCAGCTGCACCTGTTCGACCACGCCACCGGGACCGTGGAGGACCTCGGACCGGTCGCGGTCGACGCGCGTTCCCTGGCCTGGTGGCCGGCTGAGGACGGCTGGCACCTCGGTTACCTCGCCCTCACCCCACCGGCGCTACACGCCGGTACCGCCGTGTTCGACCTCGCCCTGGGCAGCCGCGTCCTGCGCAACCGCACCGCCGATCTCTTGATGTGCCCCACCGAGCTGTGCCAGACCGATGCCGCCGCACTGGTGGTGCTCGCCGACGGCCTCAACACGACAGTGGCCCGGCTCGGCCCCGCCGACCTCACGATCCTGTCGCAGCATCCGGGACGCCTCGACGGCCTCACCACCACCGGTGCCGGCGAGAGGATCGCCGCGCTGAGCGGCAGCCGGTATCAACCCGCCGATGTTCACGTCGGGCCCGCGGCCGGGCCGCTACGAAAGATCACCAACACTCGTCCAGAGCTGAACGGGCTCGCTCTCGGGACGCAGGAGCCACTGGCCTACCGGGCGGCCGACGGCCTCGCCCTCGACGGCCTGCTCGTGCTCCCGGTTGGGAAAACCGCCTCCGAAGGCCCGTTCCCGCTGATCACGATCGTGCACGGCGGCCCCTACGATCGGCACGCCGACCGTTGCCAGTTGTTCTGGTCCCCCAGCGCGCAGTGGTTGGCCGCCGCCGGCTATGCGGTGTTCCTGCCCAACCCGCGCGGTGGCCAGGGCCACGGCCACCAGTTCGCCGCCAGCGTCGCCGGCCGGGTCGGTCAGGAGGAGTGGACAGACATCCAGGCTGGCATCGACCTCCTCATCGCGCAGAACATCGCCGATCCCCACCGGTTGGGCATCGCCGGGTGGAGCCACGGCGGCTTCATGTCCGCGTGGGCCGTCGGACAGACCGACCGGTTCCGCGCCGCGCTGGTCGGCGCCGGCATCGTCGACTGGGGCATGCTCGCCGCGACCGGGGAGAACGGCCAGTTCGAAGCCGCGCTCGGTGGGAGCACCGGCTGGTCCGGCGTCGGCCCACACCGACACGACGCGGTCAGCCCCGTCTCCTTCGCCAGCCACATCAGCACTCCGGTGCTCATCCTGCACGGCGCCGAGGACACCAACGTCCCCCTCGGACAGGCCGTGTACCTGCACCGGGCGCTGCGCCACTTCACGGTCGAACACGAATTCGTGATCTACCCGAGAGAGGGCCACTCGATTCGGGAGCGCAACCACCAACTCGACGTCCTGCGTCGGACCCGGGCTTGGTTCGACCGCTGGCTGCGGCCCTGA
- a CDS encoding NAD(P)H-binding protein, with the protein MIVVTGATGQLGSQIVDRLLDRLPPDAVGVSVRDVDKAAVLAERGVRVRAGDFTDPATLGHAFEGADTVLIVSAAIRGPGALVANRAAIDAAHAAGAKRIVYTSHQAASRDSLFAPQPTHAATEEHLAGLGVPFTALRNGFYASTLGFSIGAALETGQLVAPEDGPVSWTAHADLAEAAAVALAEEGRLDGITPALTAAEALDLGAVAGILTDITGRAVTRIVVSDDQWRATAIERGMPVAAADFTLGMYRAARRGEFAVVDPTLQTLIGRRPTSARSTLEAIVATRRVGLNGRPTT; encoded by the coding sequence ATGATCGTCGTCACCGGTGCCACTGGCCAGCTCGGGTCCCAGATCGTCGACCGGCTGCTCGACCGGTTGCCACCCGACGCCGTGGGCGTGAGCGTGCGTGACGTCGACAAGGCTGCGGTCCTCGCCGAGCGTGGCGTCCGGGTCCGCGCCGGAGACTTCACCGACCCGGCGACGCTGGGGCACGCCTTCGAGGGTGCCGACACGGTCCTGATCGTGTCCGCCGCCATCCGCGGCCCCGGCGCGCTCGTCGCCAACCGCGCCGCCATCGACGCCGCCCACGCCGCAGGAGCCAAACGAATCGTGTACACCAGCCACCAGGCCGCCTCCCGGGACTCGCTCTTCGCCCCACAGCCCACGCACGCCGCGACCGAGGAGCACCTGGCCGGCCTGGGGGTTCCCTTCACCGCCCTGCGCAACGGGTTCTACGCCAGCACACTCGGCTTCTCCATCGGCGCGGCGCTGGAGACCGGTCAACTCGTGGCACCGGAGGACGGCCCGGTGTCCTGGACCGCGCACGCCGATCTGGCCGAGGCGGCAGCCGTCGCCCTGGCCGAGGAGGGCCGGCTCGACGGCATCACACCGGCGCTGACCGCGGCGGAGGCGCTCGACCTCGGGGCGGTGGCCGGCATCCTGACCGACATCACGGGCCGCGCTGTCACTCGCATCGTCGTCAGCGACGACCAGTGGCGGGCGACAGCCATCGAGCGGGGCATGCCGGTCGCGGCGGCCGACTTCACCCTCGGCATGTACCGCGCGGCGCGTCGAGGAGAGTTCGCCGTCGTCGACCCGACGTTGCAGACCCTCATCGGCCGCCGCCCGACATCGGCGCGCTCGACGCTCGAGGCCATCGTCGCCACCCGACGAGTCGGGCTCAACGGCCGCCCGACGACCTGA
- a CDS encoding TetR/AcrR family transcriptional regulator, with amino-acid sequence MVTTQDTASRDDVRAGIVAAATRLLREKGANAVTTRAVAQAAGVQAPTIYRLFGDKDGLIDAVAEHVMATYVSGKSVAADVATGDPVAELRSGWRAHVEFGLTNPELYALIATRGSGAPSPATVAGLDVLRRRVRRLAAAGLLRVDEQRALLMIHSAGNGTILTLLGMPADQRDLGLGEAMLDAVLTSILATAPATPDTTTNAVAVTFATVLPDLPGLTDAERALMAEWLHRSLAHPTP; translated from the coding sequence ATGGTGACGACGCAGGACACGGCATCGCGCGACGACGTCCGTGCGGGAATCGTCGCGGCAGCGACCCGACTGCTCCGCGAGAAGGGCGCGAACGCCGTGACGACACGCGCCGTCGCTCAGGCCGCAGGTGTGCAGGCGCCCACCATCTACCGCTTGTTCGGCGACAAGGACGGCCTCATCGACGCCGTCGCCGAACACGTCATGGCCACCTACGTCAGCGGCAAATCGGTCGCAGCGGACGTCGCGACGGGCGATCCGGTCGCGGAGCTGCGCTCCGGATGGCGCGCGCACGTGGAGTTCGGGCTGACAAACCCCGAGCTCTACGCGCTGATCGCCACCCGGGGGAGCGGAGCGCCCTCGCCGGCAACGGTCGCGGGCCTCGACGTGCTGCGTCGCCGCGTACGGCGACTCGCCGCAGCCGGCCTCCTTCGGGTCGACGAACAGCGCGCGCTCCTGATGATCCACTCCGCGGGCAACGGAACCATCCTCACCCTGCTGGGAATGCCCGCCGACCAGCGCGACCTCGGCCTGGGCGAGGCCATGCTCGATGCCGTGCTCACCAGCATCCTGGCGACAGCTCCGGCGACACCCGACACCACCACGAACGCGGTCGCGGTGACCTTCGCGACGGTGCTGCCCGACCTCCCGGGGCTCACCGACGCCGAACGCGCGCTGATGGCCGAGTGGCTGCACCGGTCACTGGCCCACCCGACGCCGTGA
- a CDS encoding aminoglycoside phosphotransferase family protein, producing the protein MSDHSANALGEQEEVLPGGNMGGATRVGATVRRPAGAWSPTIQRLLRHLRERGVTWVPQPLGSDEHGRDVVSYLPGIVPQYPLPDWIWREDVLTEAGVYLADLHGASASFDTVSGVWRFPVRQPAEVICHNDFAPYNMVFTDRRLTGVIDWDTASPGPRSWDLAYLAYRLVPLADPDNGDAIDSDLDQRARRLRMLCDAYGSGQDPAHILHVAVHRLHDLAAFTEARADQGQEGIRHHVGLYQRDARWITAHADQLHG; encoded by the coding sequence ATGAGCGACCACAGCGCAAACGCGCTCGGCGAGCAGGAGGAAGTGCTACCCGGCGGCAACATGGGCGGTGCGACACGCGTCGGTGCCACTGTCCGGCGGCCCGCCGGGGCTTGGAGCCCGACAATCCAACGCCTGCTACGACACCTTCGTGAGCGCGGCGTCACCTGGGTTCCGCAACCGCTCGGGTCCGACGAGCACGGACGCGACGTTGTCTCGTACCTGCCGGGCATCGTGCCGCAGTACCCGTTGCCGGACTGGATCTGGAGGGAGGACGTCCTCACCGAGGCCGGTGTCTACCTCGCCGACCTTCACGGCGCCAGCGCGAGCTTCGACACCGTCAGCGGGGTATGGCGGTTCCCGGTGCGGCAGCCCGCCGAGGTCATCTGTCACAACGACTTCGCCCCGTACAACATGGTTTTCACCGACCGGCGGCTCACCGGCGTCATCGACTGGGACACTGCCTCGCCCGGTCCCCGGTCGTGGGATCTGGCCTACCTCGCCTACCGGCTGGTGCCGCTGGCCGATCCCGACAACGGCGACGCTATCGACAGTGACCTGGACCAGCGGGCACGTCGGCTGCGCATGCTCTGCGATGCCTATGGCTCGGGGCAGGACCCTGCTCACATTCTCCACGTCGCAGTGCATCGACTACACGACCTCGCCGCCTTCACCGAGGCGCGCGCTGATCAGGGGCAGGAGGGCATTCGCCATCACGTCGGGCTCTACCAACGCGACGCGAGGTGGATCACAGCGCACGCCGATCAGCTGCATGGTTGA
- a CDS encoding phosphotransferase: MLVADHARTPRLADSDRVFLARTLDRMRRAVGEGGRSEQLLHGEPHPGNLLPTRGGPLVIDFETCCRGPIEFDLAHAPDDVGDRYPGADHQLLRNCRTLVLAMVTA; encoded by the coding sequence ATGCTGGTGGCCGACCACGCCCGAACGCCGAGGCTGGCCGACTCGGACCGGGTATTCCTCGCCCGCACGTTGGACCGCATGCGACGAGCGGTAGGGGAGGGTGGCCGATCCGAGCAACTCCTGCACGGCGAACCCCACCCGGGCAACCTGCTCCCGACCCGGGGCGGCCCTCTCGTCATCGACTTCGAGACGTGTTGCCGGGGGCCGATAGAGTTCGACCTGGCCCACGCGCCCGACGACGTCGGTGACCGCTACCCGGGTGCCGATCACCAGCTGCTGCGGAATTGCCGGACCCTCGTGCTGGCGATGGTCACGGCCTGA
- a CDS encoding response regulator transcription factor, translating to MTIRVLVAEDQAIVRRGLRLLLESQPDITVVAEAADGPEAISLAREHRPDVCLVDIQMPRLDGLDVTRTLAGSAVRDPLRVVIITTFDLDEYVYTALRAGAVGFILKGSGPALLAEAVRAAHTGDAMISPSITMRLLKQFGPIAAPSPRRTATPLSNREVELIKHLARGRTNQEIAQELFVSLSTVKAHVANIQDKLQLRNRTEIAAWAWENRLVAET from the coding sequence ATGACCATCCGCGTGCTCGTCGCCGAGGATCAGGCAATCGTCCGCCGAGGTCTTCGTCTGCTGCTGGAAAGCCAGCCGGACATCACGGTGGTCGCCGAGGCCGCCGACGGTCCCGAGGCGATCAGCCTTGCCCGGGAGCACCGCCCGGACGTGTGCCTGGTGGACATCCAGATGCCACGGTTGGATGGTCTTGACGTGACCCGCACACTTGCCGGTTCGGCCGTACGCGACCCACTGCGGGTCGTGATCATCACGACCTTCGACCTGGACGAGTACGTGTACACCGCGCTGCGAGCGGGCGCTGTCGGATTCATCCTCAAGGGATCGGGACCGGCCCTGCTAGCCGAGGCGGTGCGGGCAGCGCACACTGGTGACGCGATGATCTCGCCATCGATCACGATGCGGCTGCTGAAGCAGTTCGGGCCGATCGCGGCCCCATCGCCACGCCGAACCGCGACACCCTTGAGCAACCGGGAGGTCGAACTGATCAAGCACCTCGCCCGGGGACGCACCAACCAGGAAATCGCGCAGGAGTTGTTCGTCTCGCTGAGCACGGTGAAAGCCCACGTAGCCAACATCCAAGACAAGCTCCAGCTACGAAACCGTACCGAGATAGCCGCCTGGGCCTGGGAGAACCGGTTAGTAGCAGAGACGTGA
- a CDS encoding histidine kinase, translated as MAAAAAAAPVMTSRCSGSSRRGVMILAGSRTGLPGRLVEATFGVLLAAGLVIEVAVVLSRRSVWPVGTALVLITAVVCGAAMLRRRFPARAAATAIALCAAAELIDWLTDQRGQPAPIACLALLVVTASAVRFLPGAAGAVAVAVGSGMVAVGTIERYATYLAQDVPNAWTATRIMVVGWALAVTVGLWLRLGDARRRAMVDEVRRTERLALARDLHDVAAHHLTGLIIQAQVAQLATETDPPAIRAVLAEIETAGAQALTSLRQVVRLLRDDEPTVAPAPDSLAELVDRFGSTGIRARLDLPDGHMPADWSPETAIGIYRIVQEALTNVAQHARDARTVTVTLAHDQRVARLRIADDGQPGRATRLDGHGLVGMRERATALGGELSAGPGTPTGWTVEATIPVPGAS; from the coding sequence GTGGCAGCGGCCGCCGCTGCGGCGCCCGTCATGACCAGCCGCTGCTCCGGATCCAGCAGGAGAGGCGTCATGATTCTCGCCGGCAGCCGCACCGGCCTGCCGGGCAGACTGGTCGAGGCCACGTTCGGCGTGTTGCTCGCTGCCGGTCTCGTCATTGAGGTGGCGGTGGTGCTGAGCCGCCGCTCGGTTTGGCCGGTGGGCACGGCGCTGGTGCTGATCACGGCGGTGGTGTGCGGGGCAGCGATGCTGCGACGACGGTTCCCCGCTCGGGCGGCGGCCACCGCAATCGCCTTGTGCGCGGCCGCCGAGCTGATCGACTGGCTGACCGACCAGCGGGGGCAGCCCGCTCCGATCGCCTGCCTGGCGCTGCTGGTGGTGACTGCCTCCGCAGTGCGGTTCCTGCCCGGTGCGGCAGGTGCCGTCGCGGTCGCCGTCGGTTCCGGGATGGTCGCCGTAGGCACCATCGAGCGGTACGCAACCTATCTGGCTCAGGACGTTCCGAACGCATGGACAGCCACGCGGATCATGGTGGTTGGCTGGGCGCTCGCGGTCACGGTGGGTCTGTGGCTGCGGCTCGGCGACGCGCGGCGGCGGGCGATGGTTGACGAGGTGCGGCGTACCGAGCGGCTGGCACTGGCCCGCGACCTGCACGACGTCGCGGCCCATCACCTGACTGGCCTGATCATCCAGGCTCAGGTCGCGCAGCTTGCCACCGAAACCGACCCGCCCGCGATCCGGGCGGTCCTTGCCGAGATCGAGACGGCTGGTGCTCAGGCGCTCACCTCCCTGCGGCAGGTGGTGCGGCTGCTGCGGGACGACGAGCCAACGGTTGCGCCCGCGCCGGATTCCCTGGCCGAGCTGGTAGACCGCTTCGGCAGCACCGGCATTCGCGCTCGGCTCGACCTGCCCGACGGCCACATGCCGGCCGATTGGTCACCGGAGACTGCCATCGGCATCTACCGGATCGTGCAGGAGGCACTGACCAACGTGGCGCAGCACGCGCGCGATGCACGTACCGTCACCGTGACGCTGGCCCACGACCAGCGGGTTGCCCGGCTGCGCATCGCCGACGACGGACAGCCGGGCCGCGCTACCCGCCTCGATGGCCATGGTCTGGTCGGAATGCGAGAGCGGGCGACCGCCCTCGGCGGTGAGTTGAGCGCCGGTCCGGGCACACCCACCGGATGGACCGTCGAGGCCACCATCCCCGTACCGGGAGCATCATGA
- a CDS encoding DUF418 domain-containing protein — protein MSWNSIGNVDIIDVGRSRPAAPQARKRVDALDVLRGFALCGILLANVKPIAHRGGEIGTGHVPETTAATVLHLLVDQRFFPIFSLLFGVGFSLVLESTQARARQPRVVLLRRLLALLAVGLFHFLMLWKGDVLTVYAALGMLVLLPSTWLPRRVVAVTAGLLIVLSVSLFGGWYSLIPGLFLLGSALTRYGVVKRIGSGPRTTAVLGLIFAFAAVPTAVIQLRAGSADPGSTTFRVAYPAAGLLTAGAYVCGILLLLRTRLARPLTAVFRPLGQMALTNYLTATVLVLAISGVVGGSDRWPVGGVVAVAGAILLMQWTWSVVWLRRCHQGPVEWLWRWVTWWQRPPLRRPS, from the coding sequence ATGTCATGGAACAGTATTGGAAACGTCGACATCATCGACGTCGGCCGGTCTCGGCCCGCCGCACCCCAGGCGCGGAAGCGCGTCGACGCGCTCGATGTGCTTCGGGGCTTCGCCCTGTGCGGGATCCTGCTGGCGAACGTGAAGCCGATCGCCCATCGCGGCGGCGAAATCGGCACCGGGCACGTACCGGAGACGACCGCGGCGACGGTGCTGCATCTGCTGGTCGATCAGCGATTCTTTCCGATCTTCTCGTTACTGTTCGGCGTAGGCTTCTCACTGGTGCTCGAGTCGACGCAGGCGCGGGCTCGGCAACCGCGAGTGGTGCTGCTGCGTCGGCTGCTGGCACTGCTGGCCGTGGGCCTGTTCCACTTCCTGATGTTGTGGAAGGGCGACGTTCTCACCGTGTACGCGGCGCTCGGCATGCTGGTCCTGTTGCCCTCCACGTGGTTGCCGCGTCGCGTGGTGGCGGTCACCGCCGGGCTTCTCATCGTGTTGTCGGTGAGTTTGTTCGGCGGCTGGTACTCACTGATCCCCGGTCTGTTTCTGCTCGGTTCCGCGCTGACGCGCTACGGGGTGGTCAAAAGGATCGGCTCGGGTCCACGTACCACTGCGGTGTTGGGGTTGATCTTTGCCTTTGCCGCCGTGCCGACGGCGGTGATCCAGTTGCGCGCAGGGTCAGCCGACCCGGGCAGCACCACGTTCAGGGTCGCCTATCCGGCCGCCGGGTTGCTGACCGCCGGTGCCTACGTGTGTGGGATCTTGCTGCTGCTGAGGACGCGGCTGGCCAGGCCGTTGACCGCCGTATTCCGGCCGCTGGGACAGATGGCGCTGACAAACTATCTGACCGCGACGGTGCTGGTGCTGGCGATCTCCGGCGTTGTCGGGGGCTCGGACCGCTGGCCGGTCGGCGGCGTGGTAGCGGTCGCCGGGGCAATCCTGCTGATGCAGTGGACGTGGTCGGTAGTCTGGCTGCGCCGGTGCCACCAGGGGCCGGTCGAGTGGCTGTGGCGGTGGGTAACGTGGTGGCAGCGGCCGCCGCTGCGGCGCCCGTCATGA
- a CDS encoding HNH endonuclease, which yields MLSQVKGLARHFTEETLRAYLLDRSVRRDDGCLIVRGYGSRRGVYQKVAGRAWAHIAAYVVFVGNFDPDLDVHHLCGMPDCIEPTHLRQVSHADTCRHRTQRPRCRNGHEREIDPVSGRYRTVCRVCNNEAQKRWRARQSAEVAAARAAYGRQPG from the coding sequence ATGCTGTCGCAGGTGAAGGGCTTGGCCCGGCATTTCACTGAGGAGACCCTTCGCGCGTACCTCCTCGATCGTTCGGTCCGCCGGGACGACGGCTGCCTGATCGTGCGCGGCTACGGCAGCCGGCGGGGCGTCTACCAGAAGGTCGCTGGCCGGGCGTGGGCGCACATCGCGGCCTACGTCGTCTTCGTCGGCAACTTCGATCCGGACCTTGATGTGCACCATCTGTGCGGGATGCCGGATTGCATCGAGCCCACCCACCTGCGGCAGGTGAGCCACGCCGACACCTGCCGTCACCGCACCCAGCGGCCGCGCTGCCGCAACGGGCACGAGCGGGAGATCGACCCGGTGAGCGGTCGATACCGCACGGTCTGCCGAGTGTGCAACAACGAGGCGCAGAAGAGGTGGCGCGCGCGCCAGTCCGCAGAGGTCGCCGCGGCCCGTGCCGCGTACGGCCGGCAGCCGGGCTGA
- the rox gene encoding rifampin monooxygenase, whose product MFDVIIVGCGPTGAMLAAELRLHDVRVLVLERDTEPTSFARIVGLHVRTLEVMAMRGLLERIRERGRQRPAGGFFAAIDKPAPKDLDTAHAYLLGIPQPVIVRLLEEHAIALGAQVRRGAALAGVAQDEDGVTVELADGEQLRTRYVVGCDGGRSTVRKLLGVDFPGEPSRTETLMGEMMLTASPEEVAARVAQVGDTHRPFWLRPFGGQVYSVVVPAGEVSDRAQPPTLDDFRTRLRVVAGTDFGAHSPRWLSRFGDATRLAERYRVGRVLLAGDAAHIHPPIGGQGLNLGVQDAFNLGWKLAAQVRGWAPETLLDTYQEERRPVAEEVLDNTRAQTELLSPEPGPRAVRRLLTELMDLAVVNRRLIEKITGIDIRYDFGPGPDLLGRRLRDITLAQGTLYELTHRGRGLLLDRTGRLTVGGWSDRVDHLADPTAAVDAPAALLRPDGHVAWIGDGQRDLDEQLTRWFGSPTG is encoded by the coding sequence CTGTTCGACGTGATCATCGTCGGCTGCGGCCCGACCGGCGCGATGCTGGCCGCCGAGCTGCGGCTGCACGACGTCCGGGTTCTCGTCCTGGAGAGGGACACCGAGCCGACGTCGTTCGCCCGCATCGTCGGCCTGCACGTCCGCACCCTTGAGGTGATGGCGATGCGCGGGTTGCTGGAGCGTATCCGCGAGCGGGGCCGGCAGCGCCCGGCCGGCGGCTTCTTCGCCGCCATCGACAAGCCGGCGCCCAAGGACCTGGACACCGCGCACGCCTACCTGCTGGGCATCCCACAACCGGTCATCGTCCGTCTGCTCGAAGAGCACGCGATCGCCCTGGGGGCACAGGTCCGGCGCGGTGCCGCGCTCGCCGGTGTCGCCCAGGACGAGGACGGGGTGACCGTCGAGCTGGCCGACGGGGAGCAGCTGCGGACGCGGTACGTCGTCGGCTGCGACGGCGGGCGCAGCACGGTGCGCAAACTGCTCGGCGTCGACTTTCCGGGCGAGCCCTCGCGGACCGAGACGCTGATGGGCGAGATGATGCTGACCGCGTCCCCGGAGGAGGTCGCGGCCCGGGTGGCCCAGGTCGGCGACACCCACCGCCCGTTCTGGCTGCGGCCCTTCGGGGGGCAGGTGTACAGCGTCGTGGTCCCCGCCGGAGAAGTGAGCGATCGCGCCCAACCGCCCACCCTCGATGATTTCCGCACACGGTTGCGGGTCGTTGCCGGAACCGACTTCGGCGCGCACTCCCCGCGCTGGTTGTCGCGGTTCGGCGATGCCACCCGCCTGGCCGAGCGGTACCGGGTGGGGCGGGTGCTGCTGGCCGGCGACGCGGCACACATCCACCCACCGATCGGTGGGCAGGGCCTCAACCTGGGCGTTCAGGACGCGTTCAACCTCGGTTGGAAGTTGGCCGCGCAGGTCCGGGGCTGGGCGCCGGAGACCCTGCTCGACACCTACCAGGAGGAACGCCGGCCGGTCGCCGAGGAGGTGCTGGACAACACGCGCGCCCAGACGGAGTTGCTGTCGCCCGAACCCGGCCCGCGGGCGGTGCGCCGGCTGCTCACCGAACTGATGGACCTCGCCGTGGTCAACCGCCGCCTGATCGAGAAGATCACCGGCATCGACATCCGGTACGACTTCGGCCCTGGCCCGGATCTGCTCGGACGCCGCCTGCGCGACATCACACTCGCACAGGGAACCCTCTACGAATTGACGCACCGCGGTCGTGGGTTGCTGCTGGACCGGACCGGGCGGCTGACCGTCGGCGGTTGGTCGGACCGGGTCGATCACCTCGCCGACCCCACCGCCGCCGTGGACGCTCCGGCTGCCCTGCTACGCCCGGACGGCCACGTCGCCTGGATCGGCGACGGGCAGCGGGACCTGGACGAACAGCTCACCCGCTGGTTCGGCAGCCCGACCGGCTGA
- the hemC gene encoding hydroxymethylbilane synthase → MSDSRLLRIGTRNSPMALAQAERVRALLADRHPDLTVEVRSMSTSGDRWLGDLAALGGKGAFTKEVDAALLNGDVDLAVHCVKDVPGDRPAPAGTVLAAYLSRDDVRDCLVHPGGLRIEQLPAGTRVGTSAVRRVAQLALHWPDLVPVAIRGNANSRLAKLDAGEAYDALLLAVSGLHRIGRADRITHPIDVDSMIPAVGSGTLVLQCRDDDTRTREVAESLNDPRTWRETTAERTMLHILQGTCHSPIAALARTEPDGRLGLRARVISLDGKTVLDVHEWAADPITLGTSVAAALLRQGARELLDLPTHGSA, encoded by the coding sequence ATGTCCGACTCACGCCTGCTGCGCATCGGCACCCGCAACTCCCCGATGGCGCTGGCCCAGGCCGAACGGGTCCGCGCGCTGCTCGCCGACCGGCACCCCGACCTCACCGTGGAGGTGAGGTCGATGTCGACCAGCGGAGACCGGTGGCTCGGTGACCTGGCCGCGCTGGGCGGCAAGGGGGCGTTCACCAAGGAGGTGGACGCCGCCCTGCTCAACGGGGACGTCGACCTGGCCGTGCACTGCGTCAAGGACGTACCCGGGGACCGACCGGCGCCGGCGGGCACGGTGCTGGCGGCCTACCTCTCCCGCGACGACGTCCGGGACTGCCTCGTCCACCCGGGCGGGCTGCGCATCGAGCAGTTGCCGGCCGGCACCCGGGTCGGCACCTCCGCCGTACGCCGGGTCGCCCAGTTGGCCCTGCACTGGCCGGACCTGGTCCCGGTGGCCATCCGCGGCAACGCGAACAGCCGACTGGCCAAGCTCGACGCCGGTGAGGCGTACGACGCGCTCCTGCTCGCGGTCTCCGGCCTGCACCGGATCGGACGGGCCGACCGGATCACCCACCCGATCGACGTCGACTCGATGATCCCGGCGGTCGGCTCCGGCACCCTGGTCCTGCAGTGCCGCGACGACGACACCCGCACCCGTGAGGTGGCGGAGAGCCTCAACGACCCGCGCACCTGGCGGGAGACCACGGCCGAGCGGACCATGCTGCACATCCTGCAGGGCACCTGTCACTCGCCGATCGCCGCGCTCGCACGTACCGAACCCGACGGTCGTCTCGGCCTGCGCGCGAGGGTCATCAGCCTCGACGGCAAGACCGTCCTCGACGTACACGAGTGGGCGGCGGACCCGATCACCCTCGGCACGTCCGTCGCCGCGGCCCTGTTGCGCCAGGGCGCCCGTGAACTCCTCGACCTGCCCACCCACGGGTCGGCCTGA